The proteins below are encoded in one region of Flavobacteriales bacterium:
- the recJ gene encoding single-stranded-DNA-specific exonuclease RecJ codes for MENLWTLKPIPDTKVVSSLQESLGVAPIIATLLAQRGINTFEEAKQFFRPQLSDLNDPFLMKDMDLAVNRLHTAISGNEKVLVYGDYDVDGTTAVSLMYLFLKNKCSHVEYYIPDRYEEGYGVSYKGIDYAKSNGFTLIVCLDCGIKAVEKVAYAKDQGIDFIICDHHRPGEKLPSAVAVLDPKRMDCNYPFKELCGCGVGFKLAQAYHQYFNLPFEVLIPLLDLVVVSIAADIVPIIDENRVLAFYGLQQLNSNPRIGLKALMTVANRKEIFNISDVVFGLAPRINAAGRIEHGNKAVELLVQEDFSQAKVKAEYIDKHNLTRKELDQNITKEALEKIVPNAKTTVVFSEKWHKGVVGIVASRLIETHYRPTIVLTESHGKLTGSARSVSGFDVYNAIDSCSNLLEQFGGHKYAAGLTLKKENLEAFIKQFEQVVSETITSEMLTPKISIDLEMSIADINKKTFRIIEQMAPFGPANSRPVFMVKGMIDNGTGRLIGQEKNHLKLALTDSDNSKTLDGIGFGMSDRFPMVQDKQSFDVCFVMDLNEWNGTTNLQLRIKDLRKDTLS; via the coding sequence ATGGAAAACTTATGGACGTTAAAACCTATTCCTGATACCAAGGTAGTTTCTTCCCTCCAAGAGAGCTTAGGTGTTGCGCCTATCATTGCTACTTTACTTGCGCAAAGGGGAATTAATACTTTCGAAGAGGCTAAACAATTTTTTAGACCCCAATTATCAGACCTTAATGATCCTTTTTTAATGAAGGATATGGATTTGGCTGTTAACAGGTTGCACACTGCTATCAGCGGTAATGAAAAAGTTCTAGTCTATGGCGATTACGATGTCGATGGAACTACTGCCGTATCTTTAATGTATCTTTTTTTAAAGAACAAATGCTCTCATGTAGAGTATTATATACCTGATAGATACGAAGAAGGTTATGGCGTTTCTTATAAAGGAATTGATTATGCTAAAAGCAATGGATTTACTTTGATTGTATGCTTAGACTGCGGTATTAAAGCCGTTGAAAAAGTGGCATACGCCAAAGATCAAGGCATAGATTTTATAATATGTGATCACCATAGACCAGGTGAAAAACTACCCTCGGCAGTAGCTGTTTTAGATCCTAAAAGAATGGATTGCAATTATCCTTTTAAAGAACTGTGTGGATGTGGAGTAGGATTTAAATTAGCACAAGCATATCATCAGTATTTCAATTTACCGTTTGAAGTCCTTATACCATTATTGGATTTAGTGGTGGTAAGTATTGCGGCTGATATAGTTCCTATCATTGATGAGAACAGAGTGTTAGCGTTTTACGGTTTACAACAACTTAATTCTAACCCAAGAATTGGACTTAAAGCCTTAATGACTGTTGCTAACAGAAAAGAGATATTCAATATTTCCGATGTTGTATTTGGTTTGGCACCAAGAATCAATGCTGCCGGTAGAATAGAACATGGAAATAAAGCTGTTGAATTGTTAGTACAAGAAGACTTTTCACAAGCAAAAGTAAAGGCAGAATATATTGATAAGCATAATTTAACTCGAAAAGAACTAGACCAAAACATAACAAAAGAAGCCTTAGAAAAGATTGTTCCTAATGCAAAAACAACTGTTGTTTTTAGTGAAAAATGGCATAAAGGAGTCGTAGGCATTGTAGCTTCTCGACTGATAGAAACTCATTATAGACCAACGATTGTCTTGACTGAAAGTCATGGTAAGCTTACTGGTTCAGCTCGTTCGGTAAGTGGATTTGATGTATATAATGCTATTGATTCTTGTTCCAATTTATTGGAACAGTTTGGTGGGCATAAGTATGCTGCCGGATTAACGTTAAAAAAAGAAAATCTGGAGGCCTTTATTAAGCAATTTGAACAGGTTGTTAGCGAAACTATAACCTCGGAGATGCTAACACCAAAGATCAGTATAGATCTCGAAATGTCTATTGCTGACATTAATAAGAAAACCTTCCGAATAATTGAACAAATGGCACCATTTGGACCTGCTAATAGTAGGCCTGTTTTTATGGTAAAAGGAATGATTGACAATGGCACTGGACGATTGATAGGTCAAGAAAAAAACCACCTTAAACTAGCTTTAACAGATTCGGATAATTCAAAAACTTTAGATGGAATTGGTTTTGGTATGTCTGATCGCTTTCCTATGGTTCAGGATAAGCAGAGTTTTGATGTTTGCTTTGTTATGGATTTAAACGAATGGAACGGTACAACAAACTTGCAGTTAAGGATAAAAGACCTTAGAAAAGACACTTTATCCTAG
- a CDS encoding DUF2279 domain-containing protein, which produces MRNYFLLILFAFSSTFSAYSQADSSRVNPYRLGIVLASGASVLGGSYIYVQNSWWSDQSTAFHFDDGTDLRYAKNIDKGGHFFGGVLVADFFHSNLKWAGLNEKKSYLYGAAMGSFIQLAIEMKDAYAPYWGFSLWDFGTGSLGALVPVAERYWKPMKYIDFKMSYYKRSNHYWDLGIEQKPWAPPHPHAYQDDYVNQTYWMTVYPLKDKNIDVGISVGFGLDDTQYLTPGKTKVGGNNEIYIALDYDLKQVLKRWDTPTAKKVKHWLNYIKVPAPALLISPEMEFYPIFF; this is translated from the coding sequence ATGAGAAATTATTTTCTTCTTATTCTTTTCGCTTTTAGCAGTACTTTTTCTGCGTATTCACAGGCAGATTCTTCTCGAGTAAACCCCTATCGGTTAGGTATTGTTTTAGCTAGTGGCGCCTCTGTTTTGGGCGGATCTTATATTTATGTGCAAAATTCTTGGTGGAGTGATCAGTCTACTGCCTTTCACTTTGACGATGGTACTGACCTTAGGTATGCTAAAAATATTGATAAAGGGGGTCATTTTTTTGGGGGTGTTCTTGTGGCAGATTTTTTTCATTCCAACCTTAAGTGGGCGGGTTTAAACGAAAAGAAATCGTATTTGTATGGTGCGGCTATGGGTTCATTTATTCAATTGGCTATTGAGATGAAAGATGCCTATGCTCCATATTGGGGTTTTAGTCTGTGGGATTTTGGTACGGGCTCACTAGGGGCTTTAGTGCCTGTTGCTGAAAGGTATTGGAAGCCCATGAAATACATAGATTTTAAGATGAGTTATTATAAAAGGAGTAATCATTATTGGGATTTGGGGATAGAACAAAAACCATGGGCACCACCACATCCGCACGCTTATCAAGACGACTATGTAAACCAAACTTATTGGATGACGGTATATCCACTAAAAGATAAAAATATTGATGTCGGTATATCTGTTGGGTTTGGACTAGATGATACCCAATACCTTACGCCTGGTAAAACAAAAGTTGGTGGAAATAATGAAATATACATTGCTTTAGATTATGATTTAAAGCAAGTCCTAAAAAGATGGGATACACCAACAGCAAAAAAGGTAAAACATTGGCTTAATTATATAAAAGTACCTGCTCCAGCGCTGTTAATCAGTCCAGAGATGGAGTTTTACCCTATTTTCTTTTAA
- a CDS encoding chorismate mutase encodes MMEIKKQEFTKPLTIAGPCSAESQEQLLTTAQGLEGKATIFRAGVWKPRTRPNSFEGVGEKALEWLKVIKQKTSLKVATEVANAQHVEACLKADIDVLWLGARTTVNPFYVQEIAESLRGVDINVMVKNPLHPELSLWMGAIERLNQVGVTQLSAIHRGFFTLEKSAFRNEPKWEIPIKLKRLIPDLPIICDPSHISGTPQMLGEVSQTAMDLNMDGLMIETHHNPSVALSDAQQQITPVELGLLLDNLILRTSTNTNTEFRTLLNKLRLEIDSIDKKLVDIVGQRTEIVREIGRYKKENAVTILQIERWFEILKSRKDWGEGSNLDPQMIGELFELIHKHSVLTQTHILSK; translated from the coding sequence ATGATGGAGATAAAAAAACAAGAATTTACTAAACCACTTACTATTGCTGGTCCTTGTAGTGCTGAAAGCCAAGAGCAACTTTTAACGACAGCCCAAGGATTAGAAGGAAAAGCGACAATTTTTAGAGCAGGCGTATGGAAACCTCGTACTCGACCTAATTCATTTGAAGGTGTAGGAGAAAAGGCTTTAGAATGGTTGAAAGTTATTAAGCAGAAAACGTCATTAAAAGTAGCTACGGAAGTTGCTAACGCTCAACACGTAGAAGCCTGTTTAAAAGCCGATATAGACGTATTGTGGTTGGGAGCAAGAACTACAGTAAATCCTTTTTACGTTCAAGAGATTGCCGAGTCTTTGAGAGGTGTTGACATAAATGTGATGGTTAAAAATCCATTACACCCAGAGTTGAGTTTATGGATGGGGGCAATTGAACGACTTAATCAAGTTGGAGTGACTCAATTATCGGCTATTCATCGTGGTTTTTTCACTTTAGAGAAATCAGCATTTAGGAATGAGCCGAAATGGGAAATCCCCATTAAACTTAAGCGTTTAATTCCTGATTTACCTATTATCTGCGACCCCAGTCACATATCAGGAACACCACAAATGTTGGGCGAAGTATCTCAAACAGCGATGGACTTAAACATGGATGGACTCATGATAGAAACACATCACAATCCTTCTGTAGCTCTTAGCGATGCACAACAACAAATTACACCTGTGGAATTAGGTCTTTTGTTAGACAATCTAATTTTACGAACTTCAACGAATACAAATACAGAGTTTAGGACATTACTAAACAAATTACGTTTGGAAATAGACTCTATCGATAAAAAGTTGGTTGACATTGTTGGTCAGCGAACAGAGATAGTTAGGGAGATAGGTCGCTACAAAAAAGAAAATGCGGTTACTATTCTTCAGATAGAACGTTGGTTTGAAATACTTAAATCAAGAAAAGATTGGGGCGAAGGCAGCAATTTAGACCCTCAGATGATTGGCGAATTGTTTGAGCTTATCCATAAGCACTCTGTACTTACTCAAACACATATTTTAAGTAAGTAA
- the rsmI gene encoding 16S rRNA (cytidine(1402)-2'-O)-methyltransferase, translating into MAKLFVVPTPIGNLEDFTFRAVRILEESNLILAEDTRTSAKLMAHYNISTPMRSHHMHNEHKTVEKWVGEILNGNTIALITDAGTPAISDPGFLLVRECIKNDIEIDCLPGATAFVPALVNSGLPCDKFTFEGFLPQKKGRQTRLKALAEETKTMVFYESPYRVKKTLEQFIEYMGEDRQVSVSREISKKFEETVRGSVSDVLAHFDAKEPKGEFVIVLEGLK; encoded by the coding sequence ATGGCAAAATTGTTTGTAGTCCCAACACCTATTGGAAATTTAGAAGACTTTACCTTCAGAGCAGTTCGTATCTTAGAAGAATCAAATCTCATATTAGCTGAGGACACACGTACTAGCGCTAAATTAATGGCCCATTACAATATTTCTACTCCTATGCGTTCTCACCATATGCATAATGAACACAAAACGGTTGAGAAATGGGTAGGTGAAATTCTTAATGGGAATACGATTGCTTTGATTACCGATGCAGGGACACCTGCTATTTCAGACCCTGGTTTTTTACTAGTAAGGGAGTGTATTAAAAACGATATAGAGATCGATTGTTTGCCTGGCGCTACTGCTTTTGTTCCCGCTTTAGTAAATTCTGGATTGCCTTGCGATAAGTTTACTTTCGAAGGGTTTTTACCTCAAAAGAAAGGTAGGCAAACACGATTAAAAGCTTTGGCAGAAGAAACAAAAACTATGGTCTTTTATGAGTCGCCTTACAGAGTTAAAAAAACTCTTGAGCAATTTATAGAATATATGGGAGAAGATAGGCAGGTTTCTGTCTCAAGAGAAATTAGCAAGAAATTTGAAGAAACAGTTCGAGGAAGTGTTTCTGATGTGTTGGCTCACTTCGATGCCAAAGAACCTAAAGGAGAGTTTGTGATTGTATTGGAAGGATTAAAATGA